CCACAATTGCCCTGGTAACGCTGCTCAATGTGGTTGGCATCAACTCGGTAGCGAAGACCAGCAACCTGATTGTCGGCGCACAGATCGTCTTCATTGGGGTGTTCGTCGCGTTGTCCTGCAAGACCGTTGCCGGCCAGCCGCTGGACCTGCTCTCGCCCTTGCTGGGCGATGGAACCAAACCTGGCTTCAGCCACCTCATGGCTGGCGCGGCGGTGCTGTGCTTATCGTTCCTCGGGTTTGATGCCGTTTCGACATTGGCCGAAGAGTGCCGCGATGCACGTCGTGACGTTCCACGGGCCATCATCCTTACCACCCTGTTTGCCGGCCTTCTGTTCACCTTGCTGGCCTACGTCAGCCAACTGGTACTGCCAGGCAGCAGCTTCGCCAACGCCGATGCCGCAGCTAACGAGGTCATGTTCAAGGCCGGCGGCCAGTTCCTCACCAATTTCTTCACAGCTGCGTACGTTGCTGGCAGCCTGGGTTCGGCGCTGGCCTCGCAGGCGGCAGTTTCGCGCATCCTGTTCACGATGGGCCGTGACAAGGTACTGCCGCAACGCAGCTTCGGTTACCTGTCGCCGCGCTTCGGCACACCAGTGGTAGCCGTTCTGTTGGTCTCGGCGTTCTCGCTGCTGGCTCTGGTGATTGACTTGGCGACCCTTGCCTCACTGATCAGCTTCGGCGCATTGGTGGCATTTTCGGCAGTTAACCTGGCGGTGGTGAAAACGCATTTGATGAATGACAACAGCCAGCGCCACCTCAAAGGCCTGTTGCAGTACGGGATGGTTCCACTGGTCGGCCTGGGGCTGACCCTGTGGCTGTGGACCAGCCTGTCCGCGTTGACGCTGGTTATTGGCCTTTGCTGGTTTGCGCTGGGCCTTGCTTACCTCGCCGCACTCACCTCAGGCTTCCGCCGCCCGGTGGGGATGATGGACTTTTCCGAACCCGCCTGAATGACTCGGCCCTTGTAGGAGCGGATTCACCGAGACGTCGGACCGCCGCGATGAAGGCATTGCGGTACATGGCACCGGCGTTGCCGGTGATCGCGGCGGTCCGACGTCTCGGTAAATCCGCTCCTACACCGAGGGTTGGGTCAACGGTGCCGGGGTAGTCCACAGGCTACCCAGGTTTTGCAGCAGCGTCGCGGCGATGCCCTGTTGGCCCAAATACTGGAGGATCAGCGGGGCAAACTGGCCGATCATGCCAGTATCCATCCCCAACGCCTTGAAGGCGTTGTCCAGATCGGTGGTGCTCTTTACGTCGTTACCCAGTGCCTTGCTCAGCGCCGATGGGTTTTCGCTGCTCTCGCCCAGCAAATCGCCCAACCCGCTCAAGCTGCCCAACGCATTGGCACCAGAAAGCAGATCAAGCCCCGGTACAGCCTTGGTCAACTGCCCGTAGTCGTCGCTGCTCAGGTTGTTACGCGCCAGCCCCAGCATCGCCCCTGCCCCGCCAACAGCCTGTTCAGGAGTAATGTTCAGCTCACTGCCAAGGGTGTTGAGCAGGTTGGCCTGCCCCTCGGGCGCCTGCACCTGGCCCTGCTGCTTCTGGGTTTGCATGGCCGATACGGCATTGGCCGCATCGCTGAGGTTAAAGGCGAACACCGGGCTCGCGGCCAGGGTCATCAGGGTTGCCAGGGTGAATGCTTTCATCAGGAGGGACCTCGTCGGCCGGAATGGCCGGGGAAACGAGGCTTTGGACTGGAGGGCCGTAAAAATGTTCCGGCCTGTCATCGGCCAACTTGCAGTACAACGCCCCCGTTCGGGGGCGTTGCTGGCGAAGGTTAAGCCGCGCCCCACATCTTGTGCGGGTCAATGACGAATTTCTTCGGCACGCCGGCATCGAACTCGCCATAGCCTTCAGGCGCCTGGTCGAGGTTGATCACCTGCACGCCCACCACTTCGGCGATGTTGATGCGGTCCCACATGATCGCCTGCATCAACTGGCGGTTGTACTTCATGGTCGGGGTTTGCCCGGTGTGGAAGCTGTGCGACTTGGCCCAGCCCAGGCCGAAGCGGATGCTCAATGCACCGATCTTGGCCGCGGCATCAACAGCACCCGGGTCTTCGGTGACGTACAGCCCCGGGATACCGATGCTGCCGGCCACGCGGGTTACTTGCATCAGCGAGTTCAGCACGGTGGCCGGCGCCTCATGCTTGGCACCCTCATGGCCATGCCCACGGGCCTCGAAACCAACGGCGT
The genomic region above belongs to Pseudomonas sp. PSKL.D1 and contains:
- a CDS encoding APC family permease, whose amino-acid sequence is MANQPSSAPAQLRRVLGLPALVFFGLVYMVPLTIFTTYGIVTEITGGRTAGAYLVTLLAMLFTAASYSFMVKRFPVAGSAYSYTSMAFGPNAGFLAGWSLLLDYLFLPMINYLLIGLFLNIAFPQVPAWAFVLATIALVTLLNVVGINSVAKTSNLIVGAQIVFIGVFVALSCKTVAGQPLDLLSPLLGDGTKPGFSHLMAGAAVLCLSFLGFDAVSTLAEECRDARRDVPRAIILTTLFAGLLFTLLAYVSQLVLPGSSFANADAAANEVMFKAGGQFLTNFFTAAYVAGSLGSALASQAAVSRILFTMGRDKVLPQRSFGYLSPRFGTPVVAVLLVSAFSLLALVIDLATLASLISFGALVAFSAVNLAVVKTHLMNDNSQRHLKGLLQYGMVPLVGLGLTLWLWTSLSALTLVIGLCWFALGLAYLAALTSGFRRPVGMMDFSEPA
- a CDS encoding DUF2780 domain-containing protein, which encodes MKAFTLATLMTLAASPVFAFNLSDAANAVSAMQTQKQQGQVQAPEGQANLLNTLGSELNITPEQAVGGAGAMLGLARNNLSSDDYGQLTKAVPGLDLLSGANALGSLSGLGDLLGESSENPSALSKALGNDVKSTTDLDNAFKALGMDTGMIGQFAPLILQYLGQQGIAATLLQNLGSLWTTPAPLTQPSV